In the genome of Lactuca sativa cultivar Salinas chromosome 3, Lsat_Salinas_v11, whole genome shotgun sequence, the window AATTGTTAaatttagctgtgctagagaactcaTATTGTGACCAAAATTATGTTTGTTAATtcaatcttacatagctccaatTCTATTTAAtaaattgattatgtgttaaattatgtgtgaccatacatagctCTACATGAATTAGTTTAATATTAGTTAATTTGGAATTGAATTGCTAATAATGTCTTAATCGGTAACCAACATAATTGTCATAAGTATTATTTAAAACCATTGAGGGAAAGTGGATTTAACTAACATAAGTGTTTTTGTTAATTGATTGAATAATTGTTAAGGAATTAAGTTttttctaaacttgcaaaattaaataaaaaccatTACTTTGCTAGAAtcttaggttaatttaatagtaggtAAATTAATTAGTTAAAACTGTTTCAtgtgatcgacacccaacttacctaCACTATCTATAATTTGTTTAGGAACACTGCCTAAGTGCAatttagttagttaagttagttaggttataaatttaaaattaggtgtagctatttgcCCGCATcatgtttttggcgccgttgccggtgAACGACCATTTTAGTTGTTAATTTATTTGCTTTAggttaatcgatcctttttgtggggtaaaacctgcaaaaagttatttttcagcttagtttttttttgttcagcaccgaactcacgacgtgagcttttAAGACTCATGACATGAATCCAGTCGTTTTTCTATTTCTTTGTTTTTGTTCAgttttacatttttatttttgtttattttgcagTAGTTCATGACTAGAGGTTCCAACACACCTTTGGTGCCACTACTTGAAGATCCAGAGTCGGCCATTCACAAGCAGATGGATAAGAACGCAAGAATGAACCAAACACCAAAGAAGTCGCATTTCAAAGACCTCAAATCTGCTTTTGGAAAAAAGACGGGGAAGAAAACGGGAGATTCAAGCACATTTTCAAAGGAAAAGAGCAAGGTTGAAAATTTTGATCAAATACCTAATCCAAAAGAATCTGAATACGAATCCGACCCAGAATTCAAACTACATAGGAGTGAACCCGAAGACCTGCCAAAAAACGAGATGACATACATTGCGAATAAGAGACGATGTTGGTCCGGGTCTAGTACAACCTGCAATTCCTGCCACTGTCACATTCGAGCTGAGGACACATCCTTACCACACTTAAAGATATACCATTTTATGGaaaggatcatgaggatgcttttaagcatctagatgaggTCAATGACATTGCAGACTATTTCAATGTCCCGAATGTCACTAGAGACACAGTCTTGTTAAGGATGCTTCCCGTTACTTTTAAGGGACCTGCATAAGATTGGTTAAAAGCACTTCTATCTAGTGCAATCACTACTTGGGCCTATATGCGCGAACAATTTTTGGAACAATTATGCCCACCATCGAAGATGGTTAAACTCAAGAAGACGATAGCTAATTTTGAGCAACAACCAGGGGAGTCACTTTATGAGGTATGGGAACGCTATAAAGGGTTGTTAAGAAATTATCCTCAACATGATCTTAACATTCAACAAGAAGTGTCCATattttatgatggggtcaatgtCATGACAAGACAACTCTTTGATTCTCAATGACCAATTACTAAGAAAAATCCGGCTAAGATTAAGGTATTAATTGAAGAGTTCGCAAAGCATTCTCGTGAGTACCACAATCCATGGAATGAAGGCGTTAGAAGGAATTGGGGGAGGAAGTTCTGAAGACATGGTTGTTGTGCTGGCCATGCTTAATAATATGGATAGGAGAATGACAAAGATGGACCAGTCAATCCATGAAATTAGAGTTGGATGTGAAAGGTGcaatggtccacacttgaccaaagACTGCCACTTAGATGATAATGGGAACAAAAGAGCTCAAGTTTGCTACTCTAGTAGGGATAAATTTGATGAAGACTGGAGaaaaccaaagaaggagtggctgccatatgatgAATTCAAGAAGCAAAAGGAAGAAAAATATAGGCAGACTGGCTGAGGCTTCTACCAAAAAGAGAAACCACCAGTTGAGAAGAAAGTTGACTTGGAGAGCATGCTAGTTCGTTTTATGGAAGCTTCAGAGAAAAGGCATGATGATACTGATGCATCACTGAAAGATCAAAGAATAATGATGAAAGAACAACAGGCAACGATGATTGACCAGCAAACCCTATTAAGAAATCATCAAGCATCAATCCACAATCTCGAAGCTCAACTTGGTCAACTAACAACTTTGGTGAACGAAAAATTATCTTCACAATTTCCCGATAAAAAGACTCAATCTCATGTCATGATGATCGAGACTGAAGAAGAGGCAATTTCTGAGTTCCTAGAAGCATTAAAAGTGGAGCCAAAGCAGTCCGAACCAAAGCCGAAGAAGACAAAGCTTAAAGACAAAAATGTTGTTGAACAATCGAAATCACGACGTTCCTCTCAGGTCCCCCGACTGATTCTACCATAGAGGCCAACGATAGACAATAATTCCCCCCCTCCGAACACAGCTTACAACTTTCATCGTACTGTGCTCTCCAAAGAGCAATTCTTCTCAAAATCTCACTCAAAAGGTGTTGAGTTGGAATGCCATTCTAACTAAGGATTCTTGTGGTTCCGGAGGATCCAGCTACATGAAACCAGGAACGGAAAGCTTTCCCCCTTTTCCACCGACTCTTTGGCCTTAAGAACGTTGGTTTTAAGAATGAGTGATTGCCTTTCTCCGACCCTTACTGACCGACATGATAGCGGATAACTAATGCGTTCCACTTATTGAACATGGTTCTATGGTCGGTCCGTGACCCCTGGATGCCGAAGGCGTCCTTAGGGTAATCCCGTAGTTCCTACGGGGTGGAGATGATGGGGTCGGTCCATGGATTTTCCTTCCTTTTGCCACATTTCACTCAAAGGGTTGAAGAGAGATAGTGCATCAAGCTATTCATAAGGGACAACTTGATCCTCTTCCCCAGGGATCCCCGATAAGGGAACCCTAGGAGAGCCGCCGACTCCAACTATCGTCCATGTACGATCCATACTAGATTTGACCAACTGTCATCCTACCTCCTCTACATTCTTGACATCCCATCTTTGTCTCAGTAGAGTCTTTCAGTGGCATGTTCCAGTCCTCTTCCCCATTACTTAGAAAACATGAGCCACCGGTTCAGGTACAAGATACTATCATTACGGCCTGTACAATTAGACATCCAACCCGTAATCGCAACGACCCAATTGCAAGAGCGGAGCTCCACCAACTGAGCTATATCCCCCGAGCCAAGTGGAGCATGCATGAAGGAGTCAGACACTTCTTCTATTCTTTTCCCTGGCGCAGCTGAGCCATCCTGGACTTGAACCAGAGACCTCTCCCGTGAAGTAAATCATCGCACCTATTGTCCAACCAATTGGGAGAGAATCAATAGATTCCTTTTCGAGAgcgatattgtgacatccccaaaatcacggccagaaaagaccagtttgtttatgctttgtttaaaaattagagttacattttaaatgaaagtgttgcggaatttgtcccaaaacaaaaatatgataaagatttatcaaaagcatttccatagaaatgtatttcattaaaagactcgggatgtcatgttcgtacagatcaaaagcataaacagtacaatataagccttactacattatttcatatctacaggcctatatccgtaatccctcgtccaaaacatcacacctatgctcatgcgccactacctgtaatacataaaactgagtgggtcaggcttgggagcctggtgagcacatagggttttcaacccacaataaataagtttattaatttcatcgatcaacaataacccgattacccgttcccgttatcctcactttacatccctaaacacctatcataagggacctagcctaaggatcatcatcgggacggacactactgctaaggggattcctcagcaataaatgtcctaaaggcaaccatgtgggggatggagtacaccggtgaacatatcgttcacaaacacctacaggttgcgagcctgctagtgttccactagactgtctagaagagtccgtggtcgtcatccatactccgctagatgacagaatcaacaacatcaacatcgaggcctctcatcattttatcacacatcacctattgcatctacccatgttttaccccaacattttcgtagatataaaatacatatacagtttaaatcattgaaaacatgtatcacaacgttcatctagcatagatagcaagtattcagataatatgcacacatagcacgtaatttatataaaatacttcatatctatgtgtaagttgaaagtaactatgcactcacttgttaaggtgatgattccaaaatcaggcaacgcttgcttctaacgattctattttccttcgacgaaacctagcattattatcgctaaattttagtctaatatttaccatgaccaactattagtcttagtattattattattatataagcgttaaacaatattttccaaccactatgtacagacaggggccagacataaaacaccggagggcaggaccattttggcatatagcacttctgaaatccaacaaccctatgcggcccttcaaaccagattctccgtaccgcgagtagttaaaaaaaaatattataacgacacttatataagttataataatagctcaaatatttattataagttcataataacaatactaattttaaatataagctatattaaaataaggtaagcataacttacttacaagggggttttagctaggagtcgggctctgcaggggcagaacttcgtcgctgaatctttctaagaaagattcgtgcagcgcttcagcgctcaccttactatactaagctacagaaagagaagtcgaatcacgagggactgaaatgctcgggggataaggagagaaagactcttgaatcaagagaatggtgcaagaaatatgagagcccaaggctcttatttatactaattgaattttcaaaaactaccctccataattacttaatgaccttttaattatatagacaactaaacacccctctataatactattataaatggatttaatgatatttgtactaaactaatgtcgaaagaactcaacattagtcttataatgaccgcatcgtcgatacctttctaatgatatatacatatgtatatatatgtgtacgtatacatgatttatactttattttaatacgtaaatatgctattataatttgtaactcgttcatacgaactccgtttttgacgttctttatatccacgcgtaggtgaagacgtactctacaactttcgtttagactccgtcggctaattttgactttatttttaaagttatatttttaacaggccgggacaggattggtctgtttaaaatctcataacttcttcatacgaagtcagatttgggcgttctttttatcgatgttcttagtttaacatattcaatgacttttgtttagattgctaaggctaaatctcgctctatcgtaaattcactattcacgcttcccggtatcgtgccggttctgtcgtgaaacttcgacgggtcataactttttcgttataactcggatttcggcgttccttatatgcacggaaaccttgagacatattctacaactttatgtagagatatcgggattatctcacactttaattttgacgctcatttttattctttattaattatacatttataattaaataataaacacatataattcacataatactcaaatatttcatctttattacttcaaaaagagttacaagagttgacctagactattacattgacaaaaatgcttagccctgaaacccgggcgttacagatACATCCTTCCCGAACGCAGCATACAACCCAAGTGTGCCTGTTCCCCCTTCTTCCTTACCATGACAAGTCTTTGTGAAATAACTCCGATGAGAAGAAAAAAAAGGCGTTAAGAGACCCTCTTGGCCCAACCCTAGACACTCTAAGATCCTTTTTCAAACCTTCTCCCATTTCGAGTCAAGAGATAGATAAATAAACACATCCCATTGCACCGATCGAGGGCGTTCGTACTAACTAAGGGGGTCGAAGACCAAGAAGTGAGTTATTTATACCAAGCATTCTTCTTACGACTAGATCCAATCTCCTGGTCCCTTCGGGAAGCAAAAAGAATTTCATGCTCTTCCTTTCGGTAAGGGAGGATAAGGGAAATCCTATTGATTTCAGCTTTCTCCAAACCTTGGGGAAAAGCATGAAAAAAGGCTCGATTGGTATGATCCCTCCGTCACCCCAGAATTAAAGGGGTGATCTCGTAGTTCTTGGTCTGTAAAGATGCGTTGTTAGGTGCTCCATTTTATTTTCCCATTGAGGCCGAACCTAAACTTGTGCTCAAGAGATAGTTGTCCATACATTGATAAGGGATGTATGGATTCTCGAGAagagatgtgacatccccaaatttcacggtcagaaaagatcaattcgtttatgttttgttttaaaatcagagaaatcttttaaagaaaactgttgcagaatttgttcccaaaaaacatgataaatactttaTCCAAGCATCTCCGAAgagatgtattttattcattttaaaacatttgggatgtcctggtcaatacagacacataagcataaactgaACTTACATTCATCTACACTAATGatatacatctctttaatctctcagtgtaatgtgtctttgtatcgatacctgtgatacaaaaatattaagtgggtcaggtttggaaagtctggtgagtacatagggatttcaatcccaccatgttataacatatatataatttagaatttacaaaatataaaattttctccatatatataaccaactcttaccccaccccgtcaatcctctcaacgagactatccataccctTGAACCTTAAATTTTAACTCTTACTCCCGGATCTAATCCATATTCTCGAGTCCATgattgtgcccattccatactcctGGATAAGGGACAATTGGtctatgtctaaatccatactcccggactaagaacaactgactatgtcttaatccatactcccggattaatgacaactgactaagtcttaatccatactcctggattaatgacaattaactaagtccaattcatactctcggactagggacgaataactatgtctaatccatgcttttggatcaatgacatattttaaagttctattctccgTATATATCTCGCTCGTACTCATAAAGAGATACTACCCCATAACCATTATAACAAaccttaggtttactctttaaccTAAGTTATAAAAaacaatcaggtatgttctttaacacataattcagacatcatcaaataactcacacaaaacatatatttaatacattcaaacaatacttgtattaaaaccatgttcatgaaagggaatATACAagcacttgataagacgattatcGGAAAGCACTATGACTcttaaagtagtattcttcgatgaaaccgaGATATCTTCACGAACcgagcttctcgcgggcagagcttcggctcgaaaactcttttcttctcgggatcttcggagcgtcgggacttgcttcgggtgtcgggatgataccggggcttcaaggAAGCTTCAAAAGGGCTAGAGAGGGTATCAGGAGTGAGAGAGTGAAGGAATTAGCAACCAAAATCGGTTgcccttcgatttctatttatagggccatttttctgggttcacgtcgtgaatctcaaaTATTCACGTCATGAGTTCAGTCATCATCAGGTGTGTCATCGCAACTTGAGTCTGACAGGCTCCAGGAGACGTTATtactgagttcacgtcgtgaactctgacacagtgtcggggttcgtgccccgaacttctaaaattcatatctttcgcatacgagctctgttttaaACGTTTTTTATAtacacgcataggtgagattatgctctacaactctcgtttagactccgtcggctaattttgactttatttttattatattatttttattaggccaggacaggaaaactccgttagaaattcataacttcttcatctgacgtccgttttcgtctttcTTTCACTGTTGCACTACtgttgacgagatcttcaattctcgtttagattgtttcggctagaaaccactcgatctcatattcaaactttgggctgcatactgctaagttggAACTTCGAGAAATCATGTGAAGGATTGTGTTTAGGGAAAGAGAAGAATCGGAGGATGAGGAGCCGCCAACCATGATGAGAAGATAAGAGGGGAAAACCTAGTCTGATACCATATACGAAGTTAATATTCAACTTGAATGATTCTATGTATTTCATTACTAGATATAATACATGAGGAATACAAATTAATAACAAATTATACATGTTTAAATGAGAAGAGATAAATTTTATCTATAATTAAGGTTTATCTCTAATACACGAGACTTGGATATTGTTGTTGTAACGTACTTGGGCCACCTCTTAACCTTAACATCGAAAAAAAATCAACACTGATTTCTCAGATTCAAACAACCTATTAAGgcattaatattttttattttttttgaatggTTGATTAGTGGTTAAAAGTTAGTATCACCAAGTTAGTAGAAATATGTCTGGATTAGAACTCAGAGACCTTTAATTTAATAGGCAAAGGCTCTACCAAATTGGCTAATCCCACATTGGCACTAAGACGTTAACAAGATCgtattataaaacattatttaaaataatgaaaatacttttatttttatactactttatatatatatatatatatatatatatatatatatatatatatatatatatatatatatatattaaaacaagcAAAAATTAGTTGCAACATAATGATTCGAAACTTAGGACTTTTCTTATTCTTTCTAATAatgttaaaatatttaattatgtaAAATAAATTCAAAGAAATATGTTAGATATCTTTATTACTCTTATAAAGGAGGTCATCCAAATCAATATGATTTAAGATAAATCATATATCTTGAATCATATTCATTTTAAACTCCTAACCGTGCaacttatgttaattatttatattattaattgAAATGTTTGCATATATaagaattttattttatgtttggttactcaAAATGAAAGAAAAAGGAAAATGATAAAATATGTTGGGAAAACTAAAGGTGAATATGATAATCAAGGTTTTGAAAGCCTAAAAACTATCTAGGtgattttctcggttttaatttATAGTCAAATCTTTTTCATTCAAATTTCTTTATAAAAGAAGTCATCCAAATAAATATGTTTCAAGATAAATTTTTTATCTTGAACTATATACATTTGAAATCACCACAACTCTTGAACTTCTCTTATTTAAGGGATTTTGCTGAATATTGACGTTCTTTGTGGTTAAATTCCAAAAAATAAACACAACAAAAACTTTCCAGGTATAGACATGGATTCAAGATTCAACGAAGGTGAGCTCCGACGAATCCGCGAAATGAGTATAAGCTCCGAGGAATcgatgtggcaaaaaaaaaaattccgaAGAACCATTCCTCGGAGGTAGCTCCGTGGAATGgttcttcataattttttttcacaTCGATTCCTCGGAGCTTATAACTTTTTATTAGATGTTGGTGAAAGTCATTGGATCacagtcaagaacattctaaaGTATCTTAGGAGGACTAAAGACATGTTCTTGGTTTATGGTGGTAAAGAAGAGCTAAGTGTCAAAGGATATGTGGATGCAAGTTTCCAAACCGATAGAGATAATTTTAGACCGCAGTCTAGTTTTGTAGTCATGTTTAATGAATGAGCAGTGACTTGGaggagttccaagcaagagactatAACAGACCCAACTACAGAATCAGAGTATATTACGGCCAACGAAGCGGCCAAGGAAGCAATGTGGTTGAAGAAGTTCATCAACGATTTGGGTGTTGTTCCAAGCATAACCGAACGAACCGACTATGATAACGAGAGTGCAGTTGCTTTAGCTAAAGAACCTCGAGATCACAAGCACACAAGACATGTACAGAGAAAATTCCACTATATAAGGAAGCTAGTTGAAGACTGAGACATCATTGTGAGCAGAGTACCATCAGAAGATAATCAAGTTGATCCGCTTAGGGCTGTTcagtatttggataaaaccgaatcgtccaattggacaatttggattggactatttggttcggatatttggatatttggattggttttcgacaaaaccgaattattattttagaTTTTGGATTAGttatggtttataaaataagaaccgaatagtccaaaaaaaccgaataacagtttattatttatttatttttaatatatatcgataattatttattcattttgtaatttattttttgaaataagtttgaaaattttcatctaataaaaaatattaatatgcattttctcttaattttttttatctataaaatattaaaatataatatatcttcttaatAGTTGTTTACAAAATTTCAAATCgtaactaaataatttgttttgcTTCATGTGTAAAACtcagtaatattataattatatgtcattttaaaatgttttagtttttaaaaaccgaattataaaaaccgatccaaccgaatcgtaattggatcggatcggatcggatttgaatttagtttggactattcggattcacattttgaaaaccgaaatcaatttggattcacttgattggattggATTAAACCAATCCATCCAAAAGAACACCCCTAGATCCGCTCACCAAACCATTGTCACAGATTAAGCATGATGCTCATACTAGATCTAATGGAATTAGATTTGCTAGTGAACTAGTTTAATTACATAATTTTGTAGTTTGATCTTATGGAACATATTAGATATTGCTGATTTGgtgattattaataataagttcaATGTTTGttcatattatctgtgttccttcttttgcatgtttagaaATACTTCAAGAATAATATTTTATTCAAacttccacagtcagtcatactcTTAGAGTAATTTTATTATAAATAGGACTTTTCTTGACACTCACTGCTGTTCCTAATAAGTATAGCCATAACAAAccgataatattattataaatagGAGTTTCCTTTTGGGTTACATTCAAAAGCAAAATAAAATAgatctaaaaatatatttatatcagGGACTTATTCTTACAAAATATATTTCTAAGAACTTAATAGTTATAATATATGACAAAACCCTCTCTTTTGAGCAAAAAGTCTCATTTGTGATTTGACAGTATAAACTTTTAGCATTTAGTTTAAACATAACACTGCAAATCTAAAAGTTATCTCACTTAGCATTTAACAAAATGGTATCAGCTAGCTACCCTCTACCTGTTAGTTTTGCAAAACACGTCCAAATAATATAATACAAAATTTGGTGCGTTAGTATTTTTGTAACACCAAAATTTTAGTGTTTTTGTTGCATGGTTAGAACAAACTGGTGTATGACATTCGGTTGAAGTTGTCTTTACAATGACAAGCATGATCATGAAATCAAACACATTATTAACCATACTCTAATACCACATCCAACATATCTATTACAATATCAGTTTTgtgaacataatcatcatgcaTCAATCTttacattaaattaattagaTAGACAACAATAATACATTTGGTAGAAATTTGATTTCATGTCACTAATTGAAAGTCATGATTTGATGGATTGAGGTTGTTATAGTCTAGGAGACTGCGTAGCACTACTTACCTTTGAAGAATACATCCTCTGATGCTGCTTCACCAGAGGGACTAAAGACTGCACCACATCCGCCATTAATGGCCGATAATCCGCCTCCGATTGAACACACATTGCTGCTATTGCCGCCACCTGGACGATTTCCTTCATCGAATATTGACCTTCTAAACTTGGATCCATAATCTCAATAACTTTTTCCCTATCAGTCAAACGTGGCAAAGCCTGTTTCCACAAATCAACACAACTCATATATACCAATCTTAcagatcaaaaaaaaaaaaaaaaaaaaaaaaaaactgacccAAGATACAAGAACAGCTTCTCCAGGAGACCTCTTCATATCAACAGGAACTCTACCAGTCAGCAACTCCAGAAGGACAACACCATAACTATACACGTCTGATTTTGTCGTCAAATGCCCAGTCAGAGCATACCTTCAACAATAAGTTAatcaaaaatattattatttattataaattattattatatattaattaataatagttGTTAGTTGTTACTCAGGTGCAACGTATCCTTGAGTGCCCAATACGCGAGTTGAAACATGACCACCGGCTCTATAAGACCCGAGTTTGGCCAATCCAAAATCAGAAACTTTGGCATGAAAGGATTTGTCAAGAAGGATGTTGCTGCTTTTGAAATCTCTGTGAATTACAGGAGGGCTAACATGTTCATGAAGGTACTCCAAACCTTTTGCTGCTTCGAGACCTATTCTCAATCGTGTTTCCCAATCTAAATTGGAAG includes:
- the LOC111907357 gene encoding probable serine/threonine-protein kinase PBL7 isoform X1, with amino-acid sequence MDSDYKNKARTALFTIMAFASFTVVLLLLSFSYYCYLRNKVSNFLKSPKEGIDSVEKGNGDAKNQVITENGIQVFTFKQLLSATGGFGKSNVIGQGGFGLVYRGVLHDGRKIAVKLMDQTGKQGEEEFRVEVEMRSRLRSPYLVGLIGYCSESHHRVLVYDFMANGGLQEHLYPIRGSNAIPSNLDWETRLRIGLEAAKGLEYLHEHVSPPVIHRDFKSSNILLDKSFHAKVSDFGLAKLGSYRAGGHVSTRVLGTQGYVAPEYALTGHLTTKSDVYSYGVVLLELLTGRVPVDMKRSPGEAVLVSWALPRLTDREKVIEIMDPSLEGQYSMKEIVQVAAIAAMCVQSEADYRPLMADVVQSLVPLVKQHQRMYSSKVSSATQSPRL
- the LOC111907357 gene encoding probable serine/threonine-protein kinase PBL7 isoform X3, whose amino-acid sequence is MDSDYKNKARTALFTIMAFASFTVVLLLLSFSYYCYLRNKVSNFLKSPKEGIDSVEKGNGDAKNQVITENGIQVFTFKQLLSATGGFGKSNVIGQGGFGLVYRGVLHDGRKIAVKLMDQTGKQGEEEFRVEVEMRSRLRSPYLVGLIGYCSESHHRVLVYDFMANGGLQEHLYPIRDWETRLRIGLEAAKGLEYLHEHVSPPVIHRDFKSSNILLDKSFHAKVSDFGLAKLGSYRAGGHVSTRVLGTQGYVAPEYALTGHLTTKSDVYSYGVVLLELLTGRVPVDMKRSPGEAVLVSWALPRLTDREKVIEIMDPSLEGQYSMKEIVQVAAIAAMCVQSEADYRPLMADVVQSLVPLVKQHQRMYSSKVSSATQSPRL
- the LOC111907357 gene encoding probable serine/threonine-protein kinase PBL7 isoform X2, which codes for MDSDYKNKARTALFTIMAFASFTVVLLLLSFSYYCYLRNKVSNFLKSPKGIDSVEKGNGDAKNQVITENGIQVFTFKQLLSATGGFGKSNVIGQGGFGLVYRGVLHDGRKIAVKLMDQTGKQGEEEFRVEVEMRSRLRSPYLVGLIGYCSESHHRVLVYDFMANGGLQEHLYPIRGSNAIPSNLDWETRLRIGLEAAKGLEYLHEHVSPPVIHRDFKSSNILLDKSFHAKVSDFGLAKLGSYRAGGHVSTRVLGTQGYVAPEYALTGHLTTKSDVYSYGVVLLELLTGRVPVDMKRSPGEAVLVSWALPRLTDREKVIEIMDPSLEGQYSMKEIVQVAAIAAMCVQSEADYRPLMADVVQSLVPLVKQHQRMYSSKVSSATQSPRL